GCAACTCAATACTGGGAAATAAGAGGGGTATACCTTGATATGAAGCAGCCATCTTTTCCTGGTCATCATGAAACACAAAGAACCAAAGAGACATTTTATTCAGTTGCAGGTATGTGACAGTTAAAATAAATGCCAAGTAGCTCACAGGTTGACAGGCCTCTGTATTAACTTAGTCCTCTTCTCCAGGCTTCCCAAATGTCACAGAAGCAATAGACTGCACTCATGCATGTATCCAGGTCCCATCTGGAAAGAGTACCTGGTTATATAGATGGTCATAGCAACATAAATCATTGCTGAAGTACTCGTTGTTCTGGTCACGTCCTGAATCAAGGTGTATGGTTTTATGTAAGTTAAAGAGCGCAGGCTCATCCACAACTGTTCACATTTGGTCTCACCACTGGCATTTCTGTGACTGCAGAAATACTCTCCTTGTAAAAGACCCTAGACACGCTGGCACCATCTCCCTGCAAATAGAAGAACACTGCAGTTGTTGAAGTAAAAGATGAAAGAACTGCCTAAGATGCTTGGTGTTTTTGCAAAACAAGGACGACTCATACATGGGTCAGGTACGCCTTGGGCATCTTGAGAGGGATCTAGCGGGCATATAATGTCTCCACTCACATACTTGATAGGCCTACTGTTAGTTATTACCCTTGAGAGACTGATACTGGTTGAAGAAAAGAagtgaacaaaagaaaaagtgtttgGAGTTTGAATTAGACTGGTGGACAATCCTTAGGTGTTGCACCTTCTATGTTGACAAGGCATGGCTAAATTGTGTTAATGGAACAGCTTGAGCCATAAGTGTAAGATGACGTTTATTCAAGCTGTGCTTTTTCAATTAAGTGCAGCGCTGATGGAATACCCCACTGCTGAAGAGAACAGAGACTTTAAGCTTTGCTTACTCAGCAAGTCTTCTTGAAGCCAAGATCACTTCTGCAAAAATGACCTGACAACAGATTACATATACAGACTATGTAATCCCAACAAAGTAGTCataacacacagagatgcaacAATTAAAACATTAGTAACATCAGTAACTGGAATTTAAATGTCCTCTGGAGCGGGTGTCTCCAACGTCAGTGTACTTTCAGCGGTGAGCTGTTGTTTACAGGAAGTGAGTCTTACCAGTTTATAACTGAAAGGAAACCATCTGTGTACTCTGGTCTGTAACTTTAACTTCAGTTAGGCAAAGTGACTGTCAGAGTACTTCCTGTAATGCTCAAGGCACGGTTCCTCTTAATTTCTCTAATCTTGCAAGTACACGACATTTCTGGAACCACTGCCCTTTTCAAGTCATAAACAAATCACAAGAAAACTCTTTGACAGACATCTCCAAATATGCCTGTTGATGAATTTAGAAAGTGATGTAGGTGGTGCTAATATCAGTAATTAAACTCCAGTCACTCTGTCATTGAGTTAACAATGTATTTATTAGGTGTTGACAATGTGTGAGCATATTTTAACATGTTCCACATTTGCTGTATCTCAAATAATGAGTGAGTTTCAAGGCTTAGCattatgttgtttattttcaaaacacatttatataaAACATTTGACATACGCTCAGTTAGTTCAGCCACCACAGTGCTCGAAAAGGTCAGAAATGAGTGGAAAAATCTGTTTATCAGTagagaaaaaaatataactaaacACAAATTTTGGGTGACGTCAGTGTCAGCCAAGGCACCACTTATCATCCAGCCATTTGGACAGGAAGTGCTTCAGGCGACAGCAGACACCCCCAgactattccacaaagggccgtgtggctgcgGGCTTTTGTTGCCACCAATCATAAGGTCACCTAATTCagctgaagactgagatcaggTGATTAAATGAGTCCCGCCAGGTGTACTCCTCCTTGGTTGGAATGGAAACCTGCAGCCACGCGGCCCTgtgtggaatagtttggacatgGCCGGACTACAGGCATGAATTGGGACTGCCACGTGTCAGAATTCAAGTCTCCATTGAAGGGAGCCGACCACATCCAGAATTTCTGCAGTTCATGTTTTGTTCCCACAGTGAGTAATGTGTCCAACAAATGTGACTTCACATGAAGTTCAGAGGTCACTCCCTCAGAATGTCACTGGGTTTGGGGCTGCACAAAGGGTCTATTTTTTGAATCTGTCCAAAGCAGATCTCTGGCTTGATAATATCGCCGCCTTCGTCTCCCTcgcctttctctctttttccattttcattttgtcctccaCAGATTTCCTGATTGCATCCTGGGGGGGACAAGCAAAGACACATAACCAAAAACTGCAGACATAGCAGAACGATCACAATGCGATTGTATCAATCTTCATCTTATATTCTGAAGCACTTACCCTCTGGTCCTCATGAGCCACTTGTTTCTTGCGCCTTTCAACACCGCCAGCAGAGCTACGACCTTTTTTCTTATACTTGGGAGTAAATTTTTCTCTGGCGAGCGGGTCAAAGCCCTGGGAAGACATAAAAAGCTTTTAGAAGGCtttaaacaacaataaaccTGTTATGATCAAGAGTCAGTATTTTAATATGTATAGATCTATATCTTATGACACTGACCAGAGCTTGGACCCTGTCTTGGTGCCTCTGCTCAAAGGTGGCGTGGTCAACCTTCCCCAGCTCGGTGGGGTCGAGGGTGATGAGCTCTGGCTGGATCTTCTCCAGCAGGGCTTTAACCTCCCACTCCTGCCTCTGCTTTGCACTGCGGTACGGATTGGCATCGAGACCATCAAAGTTAGGCTCTCCCGCACCTGTGAATGCAAATGGAGGGAGACGGACGAAAAGATGGAAACAGTTTCAAGGCACAGAAAAATGTAAGGTGTggattattttcaaaataaagcaaagcaTCTAAATATAACTCAGTGCAGTGCCTCGTCAAACTACGAGCTCATTTTGATCCTGACCCAATGATCAACTTTGTTGTTCAGTCTACTTTTAAATATGTAGGCATAATGTGAAATCCAGTTGGACCTGGTACGAGCATGCTGGTGAAACCGTCTCCATGTCCCACCCCGAGGACATCCTCAAAGGGACAGAAGTGCAGCCCCCACACTGTTCCTCGAACTCTGTGAGCCATGTAGGGTTTAGTCACCGGAGTGCTCCACACGTCCCTGTACAACTGCAGGGAGACAGTTTTCAGACACAGATGAAGCCAAACAAGAGCAGAGGACATTTCCAAATGTCTTTGTTCCAATGTGAAGTTGCAAACTGTAGTCTGGAGCAGTGGCTTCTTCTTTGCTGAGCGTTCTCTCAGGTTGCTTCTTTGCGATATGGATACTTCTGTACTCATTTCCTCCAACATCATCATAAGGTCCTTTGCTGTTATTCTGGGACTGATTTACACTTTTCACCTCTAGGAGATAGAACGCATCTCCTTCCTGAGTGGTACGATGCCTGCGTGGTTTACACTTGCATACTTTTGTTTGTACAGATGAACAAGCTTCCTTCAGGCCTTTGGAAATCTCTCCCAAGGATGAACCAGACTTGTGGATGTTTCTGCCATGACATAATTTTCCAAGCTGTTTAAAGGCACAGTCAGCCAAACGTATGTAAACTTCTGACCCACTGGAATTGAGATATAAGCAATCTGCCTGTCAACAATGGTTGGAAACATGTAGATTTCCTAACTGGCTTTGCAGGACTATAATTTGTTATCATGAAATCTGTGGAGTGGTTAAAAATGTGGAGTGTACGTAAACATCCAACTTCAACTGATTGATAACTTGATAAAAACGACTGCACTCATTATGGTGAGCTAGTTTCAGTGTCTGAGCATTCTGCACGAAAGCTTACTGTGCGACTTAGAGGAATCATCTTTAATGAACTTTGTCCTTCGCTGCTGTGACAGCAAACAACGTGTGCTATAAAAGGTTTATTGTTTTGTGGTGCAATAAAATTCAAAAGACTGCACAGCTAATCGAACTTTGCCTGTCTCAGAACTCGGAAGTTTGCTACTTTACAGGAAAGGTCTTTTaccattatcattattattactattgaaCAAATACGGTGACTCAACACCCTGTGCTGCTCATGGTAAATATCCTACTGTGTGCACTTGTCACAACCACTGCTCcaaatgcatcacttcctgtgtgccaGATCGCTTTCAATGACAAATCATTAATTGTGCAGTGTGGAGGCGATGATGACCTGAACAATATCTCCTGTGGCTGCAGACAGCAGTCCCCTCTGGCTCAGTGACAAACAGGAAGCTCCAGCAGGGAGGAAGTAGGATTTGAGGGGCTTGAAGGCTCTAATGTCATATATCTTCATCTTTTTATCCATGCCAGATGTCACCATGTATCTGCCAGGAGAGGAAACCATAACAACAGattgctctctggtggacattgAGGGAACTGCAGTTCACTGCTCACAACAGAAAAAGTATTAGTTAATCAACCTGACTGTGAAGCTGTTCATCATTTATAGATTTTATCTGCAAACTTGTTAAGCATCCACTGCTTTGCCTGGGAGACACTAGTGCGATGTAATTTTTGAGACAAGGACATGCGACTGGCAGTGTCAACTAGGTAGCCCTTGAAAGACTGCTGTGAAGCAACCTTTAGGTTAGATACACAGACGACCATCCACAGCTTCCTGCCTCTGAATAGAGTCTAGTATCCTAGGTAAGAAAGTTTTATGGTGACTCACGTGCCCGTCTTGTCTACGGTAACGGAGCGCACGCCACCCTGGTGACAGAGCATCTTAACGAGGGCTTCTTTCTGGTTGGGTGACCAAAGGGTGACCGTGCCGTTGTGGTGGCCCAGGTGGATGATGGCATTATGAGGGTTCTGGCACATCACGTCAAGCCGGCCAGCCTTGGTGCAGATGGCTGCCACCTCCTTTCCCACAGACACATCCAGGTACTGCAGGAAACCTGTAGCACTCTGAGGACAAGAGTGAGAACAGGAAGGTCTGTCAGAGCTGACTTCTGTTGGTGAATTCAAGTTCATTTTAAAGGATCTGCAAAACAGCACcctttgtcagtgtgtgtgcttttaaatTTACGGTTTCACTTTCCTCTAGATTATGGGTTTTCAAACTGTGAGGCACAGATGTGAGGCCAAGAGACTGTGAGTTAATTGTAGCTTGTGCTTCTTAGCAACACACATGGCTCATGGAGGCAATTAAGGCACTTTTAAACCCTCAGTGTCTGCCACAATTTGCATCATTTGCACTCGCATTTCGAGTCATAATTTTGTCTGCAGAGTAACAAAGTAACTGCTGAATAACTAATTCAGCATACTTTTAATTTATGCAAACTTATACTAAAAAAACtgccactgtaggttctcctGCACGCTTGGAAAGGGGAAGGTGAGGCGACAcgtattcagttggttgcaatctgctaAAAACCAACGAAACtaaaatagtttaaaaaaagaaaacttctcTTAATTGCACAAGATGATACATAACACTCAGCATTAAACAGAAGACAACTCTTTGTTATTATAGtcatatatttaaaataaaggTCTAAAATCTATAAGAACAGTTACTGCTACACTTACTGCTGTGGCTAGCAAAAAGTGGTAGGGGAGGAACTGCATACGAAGGACATCATTGAACTTGCGGATGCAGTGAAGCTCTATTCCATTAGAGTCATAGATATGCAGCCACTTCTTCTGAGCCACTGCATACATGGTCTCACAATGGAGCCACCTAAAAGAAAGCATTAATCGAGTTTCTTAACAGAACAGATGCTCACAGTTGCTGGGGACTGTAGTATTACGGTATTATACAATATTTTGTACTCACTTTACATCATTCACAGACTCCATCACGTTTATCTCACACATTAACTGTTTGGACTGCCACTCTACACAAGCAACATGGCCTCTCCTCCCAGCAAGCACCAAGTGACTGAAGTCAAGGgaacacacaaaatacacacaaatcaaCATTTAAATTAATATGTCTTCATCaacaatggatgaaatgactACATATAATGTGACAGGGCTTGCTTGGAGGGATAAACCGACAACCAAACTCTGCAGTGCCCTCCGCTCCGCAGAGCCTTTCAGCGTCTGTCGGCATTTCATTGCTTTGATTCTGCAAGCGGCAACACTGCTGTTTTGGGTCAGTCTCAGTTCGCTCATTAGTACTGTTCTCAGACTTCAGACTGCCTTGCAAACCCTTTGTTCACCCGCCCGCACACACTGTCAGACACAGTTAATGACAatctggtgaacacagtggagcatttagcagctcaagagccagatatttcccaaacagagctaaaagaaccGAATAAATGTCAGGTGGGCACAAACAGGACCCCAAATAAATGGAGGTGTCATGATTCTCCAAATCCATAATTTGCCTTGATTTTTGAGTTATAGTTCACAATTTGATTCAACTTAAACGCCGATGCCATTGTTAGACAATTGAGCCTCGATTTGTTAAAGATCAACACATCAGTGGTTTTATGTCCTGACAACTATCATTAACATTTTCAAATTCTTCTTTAAAAAGATCAAATGTGTTATAAAAGCCATATTTTTAGGGGCCTGTAACACACTAAGGCCCTATGTTCAAAATTAATAATTTCTTTTAAATGTAAGAACAATATCTTATTTAACCAGTCACAAAAGAGTCACTAGATGGCAGAAGAGTACTTTACAAAACAGCTTGAGTTTCCTCACCTGCAAAAAGCCACCAGGATCAGAATTTCACACACACGCTTCCTgcagtgtgtctctctctgtgtgtgtgtgtgtgtgtgtgtgtgtgtgtgtgtgtatccttcAGCAGGTATGTGTTTGGAAGTGGGGTTGTAATACTAATAAaggcacacagagcagcagcattttctctctgtagccTTGTTACCTGTCTAACAAACACCTACATACTAATAAAAACCTGCATTTTATATTCATACTGAGGAGGCATTTGTGCTGTGTAATGCATTTATATTATCTATTTCTTATTTGgatctgtatttattgatattctgaAGATGAAATCGTTATCTAATAACCCAGAATATGGTCTCTTTTGAACAATGGAAATCATTTATGAGGCAAAATGTTTCAGGGAAAGTGAAAATCAGCCTTacatgtgactgaatggaaattACTATAAGAGCTTTGGGACGGGCTGTAAGAGGGCGGACcagactgacttcctgttctgGTGAGGACATATCAAATAAGAGACTTGGGATGTACCCAGGGTTAACTGTCCCTCCCTAACAGGTGCAACAGGTTCGTAAACACAACAGAGCCCGAAAAAAGAGGTCCAAGCTACATatgtgaaaacagctttgtgGGTGGACATGAGTTAATTACACCTTTTGCTTTTCCTGCAAGGACaattcaaaatgtctgctgtgaaaaaggctgaTATAAATGTACAAATATACATTATGAGGTGCCATATTAGTATTAGGTTTACAGCATCTaatgctgcccccaagtggtcaaTACAAAAAACTGCAGGAATTTTCAAAATGACTGCATTGATGATGTCTTCTTTCAATtaattttgacttttggactTTAAAACACTGGAATTATTGAAAGTTGGATCACACGAATTGGAAACAATCCTACACAAGACACTACTGAAATGTCGTTACaaataacacaacacaaataatATCAGTGTAGCGTGAACCTtaaacaaaagcaacatttcaTTCATGGTTTGTCTCAGTATGAAGTCTGATACTGACCGTCCGGTCTTGCTGTAATCCACTCGATATGGTCCAAACTGAGACAGTTTCAGATTAAAGTACTAAGGATAAAAGGGAGAGacaaaaaactaattaaaaaagagcaaaaacaatgtGGGCAACATCAGAACACCTGGAAAGTCACTTATAAAAACTGGCCTTGAAATTCAATTTAAgtacactgctcaaaaaaaaaaaggaacacttAAATCACACAAGTACCCAGCAGAAACTCAACGTACAGTATTTCTAAACTAGAATTTGGATGGATATAAAATCATTTCCAATGTCAGATAAAGTGTCCAGGCAGTGTCCCACCTTTGCCCCAGACGCTATATCCACAGCATCTGCAATATCTTCCTGAGAGATCATGCACGtgtcctcatcttcatctccttctAGAAACCTGACATTAGCGagggcacgcacgcacgcacacacaaaatcagACTTGTAAGTAATGACTTTAAGTGacatttttcataatttttatCTCTGTCATATCATACACTGTGACATGAGGCAGCAAGCAACCTTTAGAAGAAAAAGTTACCCTGCATCCTCTGGGAGTAGGAGGTCGAAGCGGGCAGCTTGTTTCTGAGCCATTTCTGAAGCT
This region of Chaetodon auriga isolate fChaAug3 chromosome 10, fChaAug3.hap1, whole genome shotgun sequence genomic DNA includes:
- the wdr46 gene encoding WD repeat-containing protein 46, producing the protein MASPGEAAVKDAHVGKKKKPPARYWQEPQDKGKDENEVGKEEQPEQALQQKEQKTQKAKKREREEDQRDGKKFISGKSDPFPGPASIPEDRMQKFKRKDKTKKAHRQHYKLRAIMARSEEASEMAQKQAARFDLLLPEDAGFLEGDEDEDTCMISQEDIADAVDIASGAKYFNLKLSQFGPYRVDYSKTGRHLVLAGRRGHVACVEWQSKQLMCEINVMESVNDVKWLHCETMYAVAQKKWLHIYDSNGIELHCIRKFNDVLRMQFLPYHFLLATASATGFLQYLDVSVGKEVAAICTKAGRLDVMCQNPHNAIIHLGHHNGTVTLWSPNQKEALVKMLCHQGGVRSVTVDKTGTYMVTSGMDKKMKIYDIRAFKPLKSYFLPAGASCLSLSQRGLLSAATGDIVQLYRDVWSTPVTKPYMAHRVRGTVWGLHFCPFEDVLGVGHGDGFTSMLVPGAGEPNFDGLDANPYRSAKQRQEWEVKALLEKIQPELITLDPTELGKVDHATFEQRHQDRVQALGFDPLAREKFTPKYKKKGRSSAGGVERRKKQVAHEDQRDAIRKSVEDKMKMEKERKARETKAAILSSQRSALDRFKK